The proteins below come from a single Mycolicibacterium sp. TY81 genomic window:
- a CDS encoding alpha/beta hydrolase — translation MARKTVTLLRAVLGLVNATNAASPLARSGNPGIVAFAYGWPSSEAAGFVLSSSILSAIRRGRHGAFSGTSGRIALAINAITWAILGYILTRSRSSRPAFEEPLDDVIGPRNPADPGVPRLPGIGRTMLSRRKYNKDTVKYGPHRANLADIWRRPDLPRDGKAPVLLQVPGGGWMLGDRRPQAYPLMGALADRGWICVSIGYRVSPKHQWPAHIIDVKQALAWVKEHIAEYGGDPDFVAISGGSAGGHLSSLAALTPGDPQWQPGFEDADTSVVAAVPVYGRYDWFGFEGPGRAEMMRALEQLIIKKRYANDSQVFLDASPIKRIGPDAPPFFVLHGTNDTLIDVQEGRDFVAALREQSPAPVAYAEIPNAQHAFDVFGSAHGRYTAEAITRFLEWVRAEKAKVADSESVG, via the coding sequence ATGGCGCGTAAAACGGTGACCCTGCTACGGGCTGTCCTCGGTCTCGTCAACGCCACCAACGCGGCCAGCCCGCTGGCCCGGTCCGGGAACCCCGGCATCGTCGCGTTCGCGTACGGCTGGCCGTCCAGTGAAGCAGCCGGCTTCGTGCTCAGTTCCTCAATACTGTCCGCGATCCGCCGGGGCCGGCATGGCGCCTTCTCGGGCACCAGCGGCCGAATCGCGTTGGCCATCAACGCGATCACCTGGGCCATCCTGGGTTACATCCTCACCCGCAGCCGGAGCTCGCGGCCCGCGTTCGAGGAGCCGCTGGATGACGTGATCGGTCCGCGCAACCCGGCCGATCCCGGCGTCCCGCGCCTGCCCGGCATCGGGCGCACCATGCTGTCGCGCCGCAAGTACAACAAGGACACCGTCAAGTACGGCCCGCACCGCGCCAACCTGGCCGACATCTGGCGCCGCCCGGACCTGCCGCGTGACGGTAAAGCCCCTGTGCTGCTTCAGGTTCCGGGTGGTGGCTGGATGCTCGGCGATCGCCGGCCGCAGGCGTACCCACTGATGGGCGCCCTGGCCGACCGCGGCTGGATCTGCGTGTCCATCGGCTACCGCGTCAGCCCGAAACATCAGTGGCCGGCGCACATCATCGACGTGAAGCAGGCCCTGGCCTGGGTCAAGGAGCACATCGCCGAGTACGGCGGCGATCCGGATTTCGTCGCGATCAGTGGCGGCTCGGCGGGCGGTCACCTGTCCTCGCTCGCAGCCCTGACTCCCGGAGATCCCCAGTGGCAGCCCGGTTTCGAAGATGCCGACACCTCGGTGGTGGCCGCAGTCCCGGTGTACGGCCGGTACGACTGGTTCGGCTTCGAAGGCCCCGGCCGCGCCGAGATGATGCGTGCCCTCGAGCAGCTGATCATCAAGAAGCGGTACGCCAACGACTCGCAGGTGTTCCTCGACGCTTCGCCCATCAAGCGGATCGGACCCGACGCGCCACCGTTCTTCGTGCTGCACGGCACCAACGACACGTTGATCGACGTCCAGGAGGGACGGGACTTCGTCGCAGCGCTGCGCGAGCAGTCACCGGCGCCGGTGGCGTACGCCGAGATCCCCAACGCGCAGCACGCATTCGACGTCTTCGGCTCGGCGCACGGCCGCTACACCGCCGAGGCGATCACGCGGTTCCTGGAGTGGGTGCGGGCGGAGAAGGCGAAGGTCGCCGACTCCGAGAGTGTCGGCTAG